One window of the Sphaerochaeta associata genome contains the following:
- the rsgA gene encoding ribosome small subunit-dependent GTPase A: protein MEQHIGLICRGINNIYTVEEKGVSYLCRIKGKQLSQVIEEYNPLAVGDMVSFVPTNAHEGLILDRLPRRNSFQRWNTKGGSNQTVVANMDLIVCVTSADTPPFRPRFIDRVIACCQDVDVMIVMNKCDFPLTEDEYERFKLYKTLGYRVLGVSAKTGENIEKLYKELEGKTVAFVGQSGVGKSTLINCLLGSDQRTSEVCEKYNRGRHTTNHSLLISGPLFTVVDTPGVREIQVPHRDKATLQEAFIEFARYAKNCEYERCLHQDEPGCKVKEAVEEDKIHYDRYESYLRMLASLDDKAPLWAGKNDRSNSWRTRMDKDESQEY from the coding sequence ATGGAGCAACATATCGGCCTGATTTGCAGGGGAATAAACAATATCTACACAGTCGAGGAGAAGGGTGTTTCCTACTTGTGCCGCATCAAGGGCAAGCAGCTTTCCCAAGTAATCGAGGAGTACAACCCGCTTGCCGTGGGTGATATGGTCAGCTTTGTCCCCACCAATGCACATGAGGGTCTGATTCTCGACCGCCTTCCCAGACGCAACAGTTTTCAGAGGTGGAATACTAAAGGCGGCAGCAACCAGACCGTTGTTGCCAATATGGATCTGATCGTGTGTGTCACCAGTGCCGATACCCCGCCGTTCAGGCCCCGGTTCATCGATCGTGTCATCGCCTGCTGCCAGGATGTCGATGTCATGATTGTGATGAACAAATGTGATTTTCCTCTTACCGAGGATGAGTACGAACGGTTCAAGCTCTATAAGACCCTTGGGTACCGTGTTTTGGGTGTGAGTGCAAAGACAGGTGAGAACATCGAGAAGCTGTACAAGGAGCTGGAAGGAAAGACCGTCGCTTTTGTCGGACAGAGCGGTGTAGGCAAGTCTACGTTGATCAACTGCCTTCTTGGCAGCGACCAACGCACCAGCGAGGTATGTGAAAAGTATAACCGTGGAAGGCATACGACCAACCATTCGCTGTTGATCAGCGGTCCTTTGTTTACGGTTGTCGACACACCTGGTGTTCGCGAGATACAGGTTCCCCATCGAGATAAGGCGACGCTGCAAGAGGCTTTCATCGAGTTCGCCCGGTATGCGAAAAACTGTGAGTATGAGAGGTGCCTGCATCAGGATGAACCAGGGTGCAAGGTGAAAGAAGCGGTTGAGGAGGATAAGATCCACTATGACCGCTATGAAAGTTACTTGAGGATGCTTGCCTCCCTTGATGACAAGGCCCCGCTGTGGGCGGGCAAGAATGATCGCTCCAATTCCTGGCGTACGAGAATGGATAAGGATGAATCACAAGAGTATTGA
- a CDS encoding pentapeptide repeat-containing protein has protein sequence MFNFMTCAHPGCRTYICEDGPYCYRHSPNQEELQARCIQMLLSETNMVDFSLTGSEFEDLVLPKKELIASNLAWCTFRNVDFSHTTLLNTFFDFCLFENCTFNNILSRYAVFSGSKMIDCDFSGSIIIHTNFCGVDTFRCNFNDCDLYFSTFNSSYLRDTSFEDCNLKKADFVHTDQRRVSLRYSNYEEARR, from the coding sequence ATGTTTAATTTTATGACTTGCGCCCACCCGGGCTGCCGCACCTACATCTGCGAAGACGGCCCGTATTGCTATCGTCATTCCCCCAATCAAGAGGAACTTCAGGCACGCTGCATCCAGATGCTGCTCAGTGAAACGAACATGGTGGATTTTTCTCTCACCGGCAGTGAATTCGAGGATTTGGTACTACCCAAGAAGGAACTGATCGCATCCAATCTTGCATGGTGTACCTTCCGCAATGTAGATTTTTCCCACACAACACTGCTGAACACCTTCTTCGATTTTTGTCTGTTCGAGAACTGCACCTTCAACAATATCCTCAGCCGTTATGCAGTATTTTCTGGCAGCAAAATGATAGATTGTGATTTTTCAGGATCCATCATCATCCACACCAACTTCTGTGGTGTCGACACATTTCGATGCAATTTCAACGACTGCGACCTATATTTCTCCACGTTCAACTCCAGCTATCTCAGGGATACTTCCTTCGAGGATTGCAACTTGAAAAAAGCCGACTTTGTCCATACGGACCAAAGACGTGTCTCACTGCGGTATTCGAACTACGAGGAGGCACGCCGTTGA
- a CDS encoding MBL fold metallo-hydrolase, protein MNIYQHFSVVGFCNTYLVASKKHSEALLIDPGHVDSELINLIETNKYNLRHVLLTHRHISHMEGLGTLKKIYDVTVYGSSFSSYDFPYQSVEDKQILNLCNLAIEVIHVPGHSLDSMVFKIDHALFTGDTLMCGRIGSTPGYREQALLINSINQRLMGLDENTLIFPGHGTASKIRIERMFNHDLLQLGTIQTEREHWRDEEQS, encoded by the coding sequence TTGAACATTTATCAGCACTTCTCCGTCGTTGGTTTTTGCAACACCTATCTGGTCGCATCCAAGAAGCATAGTGAAGCCCTCTTGATCGACCCCGGCCACGTGGATTCGGAACTGATCAATCTCATTGAAACGAACAAGTACAACCTCAGACATGTCTTGCTTACACACCGCCACATATCCCATATGGAAGGACTCGGAACGTTGAAGAAAATCTACGATGTCACCGTCTATGGTTCATCGTTCAGCTCGTATGACTTTCCCTACCAATCGGTCGAGGACAAGCAGATTCTGAATCTCTGCAACTTGGCAATTGAAGTGATTCATGTACCGGGACACTCACTTGACAGCATGGTCTTTAAAATAGACCATGCCCTCTTCACCGGCGATACTCTGATGTGCGGGAGAATCGGATCGACTCCCGGGTATCGGGAACAAGCGCTCTTGATCAATTCAATCAACCAGAGATTGATGGGTTTGGATGAGAATACCCTCATATTTCCAGGGCATGGGACTGCATCCAAAATCCGCATCGAGCGGATGTTCAATCACGACCTGTTGCAGTTGGGAACGATCCAGACCGAACGCGAGCACTGGCGGGACGAGGAGCAGTCTTAA